A single region of the Thermoanaerobacterium sp. PSU-2 genome encodes:
- a CDS encoding glutamate synthase-related protein produces the protein MSLNYLTPEFKVIRDYDKCINCKVCMRQCANEVHSYDEDLGKMVADDYKCVNCQRCVVMCPTHALTIVKHPQVFRENANWTYDAIRDIYRQAETGGVLLSAMGNDRPYPIYWDKMVINASQVTNPSIDPLREPMELKIFIGRKPDKIELDENLNVKTKMPPQLTLNYPIMFSAMSYGSISYNAHASLARAAKELGIYYNTGEGGLHKDFRKYGPNTIVQVASGRFGVDREYLKTAAAVEIKIGQGAKPGIGGHLPGEKVSEDISETRMIPVGSDAISPAPHHDIYSIEDLSQLIYSLKEATDYKKPVGVKIAAVNNVAAIASGIARAGADYIAIDGFRGGTGAAPKRIRDNVGIPIEFAIASVDSRLRSEGIRHTISLIAAGSIRSSADIIKAIALGADAVYIGSAALIALGCHMCQQCYTGKCNWGIATQDPNLVKRLNPEIGYKRLINLITAWGHEIQEMLGGMGINDIESLKGNRLMLRGIGMTQKELDVLGILAAGE, from the coding sequence ATGAGCCTTAATTACCTTACACCAGAATTTAAAGTGATAAGAGATTACGATAAATGCATAAACTGCAAAGTCTGCATGAGACAATGCGCAAATGAAGTACACAGCTACGATGAAGATTTAGGCAAAATGGTAGCTGACGATTATAAATGCGTAAATTGCCAAAGATGCGTCGTAATGTGTCCTACACATGCTTTAACAATAGTAAAACATCCTCAAGTTTTCAGAGAAAACGCCAATTGGACTTACGATGCCATAAGAGATATATACAGGCAAGCAGAAACAGGAGGAGTTCTTCTGTCAGCCATGGGAAACGACAGGCCATACCCTATTTACTGGGATAAGATGGTGATTAATGCAAGTCAGGTTACAAACCCTTCTATAGACCCATTAAGAGAGCCAATGGAGTTAAAAATTTTCATAGGGAGAAAGCCAGATAAAATAGAATTAGACGAAAATTTAAACGTGAAGACAAAAATGCCTCCACAGCTAACATTAAATTACCCTATAATGTTTTCCGCCATGTCGTATGGTTCAATAAGTTACAATGCTCACGCATCACTGGCAAGAGCAGCAAAAGAATTAGGAATATACTACAATACTGGTGAAGGCGGTCTTCATAAGGATTTTAGAAAATACGGTCCTAATACAATCGTTCAAGTGGCATCAGGTAGATTTGGAGTTGATAGGGAATACTTAAAAACTGCTGCGGCAGTTGAGATAAAGATTGGTCAAGGGGCAAAACCTGGAATTGGCGGTCATTTGCCTGGTGAAAAAGTAAGCGAAGACATTTCCGAGACAAGAATGATACCTGTAGGCAGCGACGCCATATCACCTGCACCACACCATGACATCTACTCAATTGAAGATTTAAGTCAATTGATATATTCGCTAAAAGAAGCAACAGACTACAAAAAGCCTGTCGGTGTGAAAATAGCTGCAGTCAACAACGTGGCAGCCATAGCATCTGGCATCGCAAGGGCTGGTGCTGACTACATCGCTATAGATGGTTTTAGAGGCGGTACAGGTGCGGCTCCAAAGCGCATAAGGGATAATGTAGGCATTCCCATCGAGTTTGCCATAGCATCAGTAGATTCAAGGCTTCGCTCAGAAGGTATAAGACACACCATCTCCCTCATAGCAGCAGGCAGCATAAGAAGCAGTGCTGACATAATAAAAGCTATTGCGTTAGGCGCTGATGCAGTCTATATAGGTTCTGCGGCACTCATCGCACTTGGTTGTCACATGTGCCAACAATGCTACACCGGAAAGTGCAATTGGGGAATAGCTACTCAAGATCCTAATCTCGTAAAAAGATTAAACCCTGAAATAGGATACAAAAGGCTTATAAATCTCATTACAGCTTGGGGCCATGAGATACAGGAGATGCTTGGCGGTATGGGTATAAACGACATTGAAAGCCTAAAAGGCAACAGGCTTATGCTAAGAGGAATAGGCATGACACAGAAAGAACTGGATGTATTAGGCATACTGGCAGCCGGAGAATAA
- a CDS encoding 4Fe-4S dicluster domain-containing protein yields the protein MKKVYAKEEVCVGCKLCEVYCITSHSKYKDVLKAYKLDSNRPAPRIVVEENRPLSFSLQCRHCDDAPCVKACITGAMQKDPVTGAVTCDTDKCVGCWTCVLVCGFGAIVRDTNNKIASKCDLCAEAGEPACVKNCPNEALVYEGGI from the coding sequence ATGAAGAAGGTTTATGCCAAGGAAGAAGTTTGCGTTGGATGCAAACTTTGCGAGGTATACTGTATAACATCCCACTCCAAGTATAAAGATGTTTTGAAGGCATACAAACTCGACAGCAACCGTCCAGCTCCAAGAATCGTTGTAGAAGAAAATCGTCCATTATCCTTCTCGCTGCAATGCAGACACTGTGATGATGCTCCATGTGTAAAGGCTTGTATAACAGGTGCAATGCAAAAAGATCCTGTAACAGGTGCTGTAACTTGCGATACCGATAAGTGTGTAGGATGCTGGACATGTGTCCTCGTTTGTGGATTTGGAGCAATCGTAAGAGACACAAACAATAAAATTGCTTCAAAGTGCGATCTGTGTGCAGAAGCTGGTGAGCCTGCCTGTGTAAAAAACTGTCCTAACGAAGCTCTCGTCTATGAAGGAGGTATATAG
- a CDS encoding FAD-dependent oxidoreductase has translation MNIVIIGNSAAMVGAVEAIRKYDKTSNITVISDEKYHVYSRPLISYYLAGTVTEEKMTYRDKDFYQKNNVKAIFGVKAVSIDENKKNVMLENGDSVSYDKLLIATGGKPFVPPINGLEKKNIQTFIKLDEAKSLKSNIRPNSKVVIVGGGLIGFKAAEGLHELGADVTIVELADRILSTILDNESASIVTKRLTNDGIKIKLNTTVDEIIGDDYVKEVHLKNGETLPADHLIFAIGVTPNTDVAKGTSIKVNRGILVDKHMKTNLDDVYAAGDVAEGYDMLIDSNRVVPIWPSAYMQGEIAGLNMVGIESTTKGTFPMNSIGYKDTYIITAGIINPPDSSYDVITKADYDKNSYKKIVLKGNNIVGFILINDVDRAGIYTGLIRDRIDVSPFKDHLMKDDFGYVYFPKDLRKSKMLDLEVH, from the coding sequence ATGAATATAGTAATAATCGGAAACTCCGCTGCAATGGTTGGAGCAGTGGAAGCCATCAGAAAGTACGACAAAACGTCAAATATAACCGTCATATCTGATGAAAAATACCACGTGTATTCCAGACCTTTAATATCGTACTACCTTGCAGGGACAGTTACAGAAGAAAAAATGACATACAGAGACAAGGACTTTTACCAAAAAAACAATGTGAAAGCCATTTTTGGTGTAAAAGCAGTATCTATTGATGAAAACAAGAAAAATGTCATGCTTGAAAATGGCGATTCTGTATCGTACGATAAACTGCTTATAGCAACAGGTGGCAAGCCATTCGTCCCTCCGATAAACGGCCTTGAAAAGAAAAACATCCAGACATTTATAAAACTTGACGAAGCAAAAAGCTTAAAATCAAATATCAGGCCAAACTCAAAAGTAGTCATCGTCGGAGGCGGACTTATAGGGTTCAAAGCCGCAGAAGGACTTCATGAATTAGGAGCAGATGTCACCATCGTTGAGCTTGCCGACAGGATTTTAAGCACTATCCTTGATAATGAATCCGCATCTATAGTAACAAAAAGGCTTACAAACGACGGTATAAAGATTAAGTTAAATACAACAGTAGATGAAATTATAGGTGACGACTATGTAAAAGAAGTACATTTGAAAAATGGTGAAACATTGCCTGCCGACCATCTAATATTTGCAATAGGCGTAACTCCAAATACAGATGTTGCAAAAGGAACATCCATAAAAGTCAATCGCGGTATATTGGTAGATAAACATATGAAGACTAACCTTGACGATGTATACGCTGCTGGAGATGTGGCTGAAGGATACGATATGCTTATCGATTCAAACAGAGTCGTGCCTATATGGCCCAGTGCCTACATGCAAGGAGAGATTGCTGGTTTAAACATGGTAGGCATTGAAAGTACCACAAAAGGTACATTCCCAATGAATTCCATAGGCTACAAAGATACTTACATCATTACAGCCGGAATCATAAATCCTCCAGATAGCTCTTATGATGTGATAACAAAAGCTGATTATGACAAAAACTCTTATAAAAAAATTGTGCTTAAAGGTAACAATATTGTAGGCTTCATACTGATAAACGATGTTGATAGAGCAGGAATATATACAGGACTAATAAGAGACAGAATAGATGTTTCCCCATTTAAAGATCATCTTATGAAAGATGATTTCGGATACGTGTATTTCCCTAAAGACTTACGTAAATCCAAAATGTTGGATCTGGAGGTGCATTAA
- the ugpC gene encoding sn-glycerol-3-phosphate ABC transporter ATP-binding protein UgpC, which yields MADVILKHVYKTYQGGVTAVKDFNLEIKDKEFIVLVGPSGCGKSTTLRMVAGLEEISQGELYIDGKLVNDVPPKDRDIAMVFQNYALYPHMTVYDNMAFGLKLRKVPRAEIDQKVKEAARILGIEDYLKRKPKALSGGQRQRVALGRAIVRNPKVFLMDEPLSNLDAKLRVQMRTEIAKLHDRLQTTFIYVTHDQTEAMTMGSRIVVMKDGVIQQVDKPQVIYEHPDNLFVAGFIGSPQMNFIDARLESENGKVYASFKGFKVVVPDGIVKRLKDESYIGKEVVLGIRPEDLHDEEVFLEAYPDSVIETKVDVTELMGSETYLYLDLQGQPLTARVDPRSTAKAGDIIKIGLDTNKLHLFDKQTEQTILNR from the coding sequence ATGGCTGATGTTATTCTTAAGCATGTATACAAAACATATCAGGGTGGAGTGACGGCTGTTAAAGATTTCAACTTGGAGATTAAAGACAAAGAATTTATAGTCTTAGTCGGACCATCTGGATGCGGTAAATCTACTACATTGAGGATGGTTGCTGGTCTTGAGGAGATAAGTCAAGGAGAGTTATATATTGACGGAAAATTAGTAAATGATGTTCCGCCAAAGGACAGAGATATAGCGATGGTGTTCCAGAATTATGCTCTGTACCCACACATGACAGTCTATGACAACATGGCTTTCGGCTTAAAGCTTAGAAAAGTGCCAAGGGCAGAAATAGATCAAAAAGTAAAGGAAGCAGCCAGGATACTTGGCATAGAAGATTATTTAAAGAGAAAGCCAAAGGCATTGTCAGGTGGACAAAGGCAGAGGGTTGCTTTAGGACGTGCTATAGTTCGTAATCCTAAGGTGTTCCTCATGGATGAGCCTCTTTCAAACTTGGATGCAAAGCTTAGGGTTCAGATGAGAACAGAGATTGCAAAGCTTCACGACAGATTGCAGACGACATTTATATACGTAACACACGATCAGACAGAGGCTATGACGATGGGATCAAGAATAGTCGTCATGAAAGATGGCGTCATACAGCAGGTAGATAAGCCACAAGTAATATATGAGCATCCTGATAATTTGTTTGTTGCAGGTTTTATCGGGAGCCCACAGATGAATTTCATAGATGCAAGGCTTGAAAGTGAAAATGGAAAAGTTTATGCATCTTTCAAAGGCTTTAAAGTTGTGGTTCCAGATGGAATCGTAAAGAGGTTAAAAGATGAAAGCTATATAGGCAAAGAAGTTGTATTGGGTATAAGGCCAGAAGATCTGCATGACGAGGAAGTTTTCCTTGAAGCATATCCAGATAGCGTGATTGAGACTAAAGTAGATGTTACAGAGCTTATGGGTTCTGAAACATATCTCTACCTCGATTTACAAGGACAGCCGCTTACAGCGAGAGTTGATCCAAGATCGACAGCAAAAGCTGGCGATATAATCAAAATCGGTCTTGATACGAATAAACTCCATCTGTTTGACAAGCAGACAGAGCAGACGATATTAAATAGATAA
- a CDS encoding CBO0543 family protein: MQWLMTFIASWVIFILLIDLKQIKYTIWAGLLAAICQLIIDNMAFHLKLYDFRYDILKIFNSSFFFTFGAPFTIGILYAQTYPENRMLRLINVFVSTALFFGLEFALKLSGALKYIHWHYFYSITIDVLALMSLGNLITIFKLAPWMRSER; this comes from the coding sequence ATGCAGTGGTTGATGACTTTTATAGCATCTTGGGTAATTTTCATCTTGCTTATTGATTTAAAACAGATAAAGTATACGATATGGGCAGGACTGTTAGCTGCTATCTGTCAGTTAATAATCGATAATATGGCGTTTCACTTAAAATTGTACGATTTTAGGTACGACATTTTAAAGATTTTCAATTCATCATTCTTTTTTACATTTGGCGCACCATTTACGATAGGCATATTATACGCCCAGACTTATCCGGAGAATAGAATGTTGAGGCTTATAAATGTCTTTGTATCTACTGCTTTGTTTTTTGGGCTAGAGTTCGCATTAAAGCTGTCTGGAGCACTTAAATATATACATTGGCATTATTTTTACAGCATTACGATAGACGTTTTGGCATTGATGTCTTTAGGCAATTTGATTACGATATTTAAGTTGGCGCCGTGGATGAGAAGTGAAAGATAA
- the lysA gene encoding diaminopimelate decarboxylase yields MRINSKGHLEIAGCDTVKIAKQYGTPLYVIDEELLRENCRSFYNGFKKNYPENEVIYASKAFMTTAICKIIEEENLGLDVVSGGELYTALKADFPVQNIYFHGNNKSIDELTMALEYNIGCIIVDNWFELNMLNELALKMGKKPNIYLRISPGVEAHTHEYIKTGQIDSKFGFPLFNGDALDAIKYALTLDNVNLTGLHCHIGSQIFSYDSYKAEIDIMMNFLKKVKDTTGWEVENLDLGGGFGIAYVEEDDPQPIELIAREIMKTVEEFSKELNIKRPNIIVEPGRSIIGNAGTTLYTVGAIKNIPGVRKYVSVDGGMADNIRTALYGAKYNAIVANKARKINLEKVSIAGKCCESGDMLIWDIDLPQLESGDIIAVTCTGAYNYSMASNYNRLPRPAAVLLNNGESDLIVARETYDDLIKNDIIPERLLSEKKKIINY; encoded by the coding sequence ATGCGCATAAATTCAAAGGGTCATTTAGAAATTGCTGGGTGCGATACTGTAAAGATAGCAAAGCAATACGGTACTCCCCTTTACGTTATAGATGAAGAGCTATTAAGAGAAAATTGCCGTTCCTTCTACAACGGTTTTAAGAAAAATTATCCAGAAAATGAAGTGATTTATGCCAGCAAGGCATTTATGACAACAGCCATATGTAAAATCATAGAAGAAGAAAATTTAGGGTTAGACGTAGTATCCGGAGGCGAACTCTATACAGCGCTAAAAGCCGATTTTCCTGTTCAAAATATATACTTCCATGGCAACAACAAATCAATTGACGAGCTAACGATGGCATTGGAATACAACATAGGCTGCATCATAGTTGACAATTGGTTTGAACTCAATATGCTAAATGAACTGGCTTTAAAGATGGGCAAAAAACCCAATATATACTTAAGAATTTCACCTGGGGTAGAAGCCCATACCCACGAATACATTAAAACTGGTCAAATAGACTCTAAGTTTGGATTCCCTCTTTTTAACGGAGATGCCCTCGATGCAATAAAGTACGCCTTGACGCTGGATAATGTAAATCTAACTGGTTTACACTGCCATATAGGTTCACAGATTTTCAGCTACGATTCGTATAAGGCAGAAATAGATATAATGATGAATTTCCTTAAAAAAGTAAAAGACACTACAGGTTGGGAAGTCGAAAATTTGGATTTAGGCGGCGGATTTGGAATAGCTTACGTCGAGGAAGATGACCCACAACCTATAGAATTAATAGCAAGGGAGATAATGAAGACAGTTGAAGAATTTTCAAAGGAATTAAATATAAAAAGGCCCAACATAATCGTAGAGCCAGGCCGTTCTATAATTGGCAATGCAGGCACTACGCTTTACACTGTTGGAGCAATAAAAAACATCCCTGGCGTAAGAAAGTACGTCTCAGTTGACGGCGGAATGGCTGACAATATACGTACAGCTTTGTACGGTGCAAAATACAATGCAATTGTGGCCAACAAAGCTCGCAAAATAAACCTTGAGAAAGTTTCTATTGCAGGAAAATGTTGTGAATCTGGTGACATGCTTATATGGGACATAGATTTACCACAGCTTGAAAGTGGCGATATAATAGCCGTAACGTGTACAGGCGCTTACAATTACTCAATGGCAAGCAATTACAACCGCCTCCCTCGACCTGCTGCTGTACTTCTAAATAACGGTGAATCAGATTTAATAGTAGCCAGAGAAACTTATGATGACTTAATCAAAAATGATATAATACCAGAGAGACTTTTAAGTGAAAAGAAAAAGATTATAAATTATTAA
- a CDS encoding 50S ribosomal protein L25/general stress protein Ctc: MQNVELEAVLRTPGKNAARKLKEKGYIPAILYGKGMESIPLAVETGKLRTIVQKHGRNVLLNLIVNGATHQAILKDEQKDELTGKLIHIDFQRVSMNEKVEAAVPLKFEGVGVIESKGLLVQHQKWELNVEALPTDIPEEIVVDVSNLDIGDTILVKDVVVPENVEKVDDSDEVILTIVAPKDADVAEESTEAASEGE; encoded by the coding sequence ATGCAAAATGTCGAACTTGAAGCTGTATTGAGAACACCGGGTAAGAATGCGGCCCGCAAGCTGAAGGAAAAAGGCTACATTCCTGCCATACTGTACGGAAAAGGCATGGAGAGCATTCCGCTAGCTGTCGAAACCGGTAAGCTTCGCACAATAGTACAAAAACACGGCAGGAATGTCCTCCTCAATTTGATAGTTAACGGTGCTACGCATCAAGCAATACTGAAAGATGAACAAAAGGATGAATTGACTGGAAAGCTGATACATATAGATTTTCAGCGAGTGTCTATGAATGAGAAAGTTGAAGCAGCAGTACCGCTTAAATTTGAAGGTGTAGGCGTTATTGAAAGCAAAGGCCTTTTAGTACAGCATCAGAAGTGGGAGCTTAATGTTGAGGCTCTGCCTACAGACATACCAGAAGAGATTGTAGTAGATGTATCTAATTTAGATATAGGAGATACGATACTTGTAAAAGATGTAGTTGTTCCTGAAAATGTTGAGAAGGTAGATGATTCTGACGAGGTTATATTGACAATAGTAGCTCCAAAGGATGCTGATGTAGCAGAGGAGTCTACTGAAGCTGCTTCAGAGGGTGAATAA
- a CDS encoding type II toxin-antitoxin system HicB family antitoxin, with translation MDRYIFPAVFESDGNGGYTVTFPDLPGCITEGDTLDEALYMAKDALELYIYNLEEDNETIPIPTAPEKIKVPEGAFVNLIEVYMPPVRDEMANKSVNKTVTIPRWLNEAAENANINFSQVLQYALKEQLKITDRNKAL, from the coding sequence ATGGATAGATATATTTTCCCAGCTGTATTTGAGTCTGATGGAAACGGCGGTTATACTGTAACTTTTCCAGATTTGCCAGGGTGCATAACTGAAGGTGATACACTTGATGAAGCATTATACATGGCTAAGGATGCTTTAGAGCTTTATATATACAATTTGGAAGAGGATAACGAAACAATTCCAATACCAACAGCTCCAGAAAAGATAAAAGTTCCTGAAGGTGCTTTTGTAAATCTTATCGAGGTTTACATGCCTCCTGTTCGTGATGAAATGGCCAATAAAAGTGTAAATAAAACAGTAACAATCCCACGATGGTTAAATGAGGCAGCAGAAAATGCAAACATAAACTTTTCACAAGTACTTCAATATGCACTAAAAGAACAATTAAAAATAACAGATAGAAATAAAGCACTCTAA
- a CDS encoding type II toxin-antitoxin system HicA family toxin, with the protein MKPKELIKMLQKEGWIIKNQRGSHVHMIHSSKPGKIQIPYHNKDLKPKTLNSILKQAGLK; encoded by the coding sequence ATGAAACCCAAGGAATTAATAAAAATGCTTCAGAAAGAAGGATGGATAATAAAAAATCAGAGAGGCTCTCATGTACATATGATACATTCTTCAAAACCAGGCAAAATTCAAATTCCATATCACAACAAAGACTTAAAGCCTAAAACATTGAATTCAATCCTAAAGCAAGCAGGGTTAAAATAA
- a CDS encoding YmaF family protein translates to MELSIEEIKNYFDLYNNKKDEGQTHNHEFLGSTMLAGEHEEEEHNHRFAGVTSQVIKDGDSHVHAILVSTDFYEDHHHEIGVITGPAIDVGDGKHVHFVEGKTTVDDDHYHKFVFVTLIEDPISKHKHC, encoded by the coding sequence ATGGAATTATCAATTGAAGAAATTAAAAACTATTTTGATCTTTATAACAATAAAAAAGATGAAGGTCAAACTCATAACCACGAATTTTTAGGAAGTACCATGTTAGCAGGTGAACACGAAGAAGAAGAACACAATCACAGATTTGCTGGTGTCACAAGCCAAGTGATAAAAGATGGTGATAGTCACGTCCATGCAATCTTAGTAAGCACGGATTTTTATGAAGATCATCATCACGAAATTGGTGTAATAACAGGGCCAGCTATTGACGTCGGTGACGGTAAGCATGTTCATTTTGTAGAAGGCAAGACTACTGTGGATGACGACCACTATCATAAATTCGTCTTTGTAACTTTGATAGAAGATCCGATTTCAAAGCATAAACATTGTTAA
- a CDS encoding ATP-binding cassette domain-containing protein has protein sequence MMIEVNNVTKVYGNRKAVDNISFSVDSGEIVGFLGPNGAGKSSTMKMITGFMPPTSGTIKIAGYDIIEDSIKAKKHIGYLPEVPPLYLDMTVEAYLAFVCELKEVPNDKKKATVDKVIGEVGLSDVRKRIIKNLSKGYKQRVGLAQAIVGDPDVLVLDEPTVGLDPKQIKEIRDIIKELGKKHTIILSTHILPEVSMICDRVIIINKGKIVAVDSTENLTDTIGKSKRYFLKVIGSVEKISTTLRGINGIKNFKSKVDSKENCIDVDVETDVDHDLRKEIFFSFANQSLPIIEFRPVNYSLEEVFLQLTTDEEVNDNENADNIQKGA, from the coding sequence ATGATGATTGAAGTAAACAACGTTACCAAAGTTTACGGAAACCGCAAAGCCGTTGACAACATAAGCTTTTCTGTTGATAGCGGAGAAATCGTAGGGTTCTTAGGCCCAAATGGAGCTGGAAAAAGCTCAACGATGAAAATGATAACTGGTTTTATGCCGCCAACATCAGGCACAATAAAGATTGCTGGATACGATATTATAGAAGATTCTATAAAGGCCAAAAAACATATTGGTTATCTTCCAGAAGTTCCACCATTGTACCTAGATATGACTGTTGAAGCATATCTGGCCTTTGTCTGCGAATTAAAAGAAGTCCCAAATGACAAGAAAAAAGCTACAGTAGATAAAGTCATAGGTGAAGTTGGTTTGTCAGACGTAAGAAAAAGGATCATTAAAAACCTTTCAAAAGGTTATAAGCAAAGAGTAGGTCTTGCACAAGCAATCGTAGGAGATCCAGATGTATTGGTACTGGATGAGCCAACGGTAGGTTTAGATCCAAAACAAATCAAAGAAATAAGAGATATCATAAAAGAATTAGGAAAAAAACATACAATAATTCTAAGTACGCATATTTTGCCAGAAGTAAGCATGATATGCGATAGAGTTATAATCATAAACAAAGGCAAGATTGTAGCGGTAGATTCAACTGAAAATTTGACAGACACCATAGGAAAATCAAAAAGATATTTCCTAAAAGTAATAGGTTCTGTAGAAAAGATATCGACTACTTTAAGAGGAATAAATGGAATTAAAAACTTTAAATCAAAAGTAGATTCTAAAGAAAATTGCATCGACGTAGATGTTGAAACAGATGTAGACCATGACCTAAGAAAAGAGATTTTCTTTTCCTTTGCAAATCAAAGTTTGCCTATCATTGAATTTAGGCCTGTAAACTACAGCTTAGAAGAAGTCTTCCTACAGCTTACAACAGATGAGGAGGTAAATGATAATGAAAATGCTGACAATATACAAAAGGGAGCTTAA
- a CDS encoding ABC transporter permease: MKMLTIYKRELKSYFLSPLAYVLVGFLLLISGYFFATFVLSTQYALMSPVFGNMVFVFMFVSPILTMRLISEEMKNGTDQLLMTSPLRITDMVLGKYFAALTVYTLSLVISLIYPLYLKIYSTPDFGPILTGYIGTFLMGAAFIAIGIFASSLTENQLIAGVIGFSILLLFWIVSWLGDVFQGTAKNIVDNISLLQRFTNFQNGVLSLNDVVFYLSVIIFFVFVTIMVVDKRRWS; encoded by the coding sequence ATGAAAATGCTGACAATATACAAAAGGGAGCTTAAGTCCTACTTTCTTTCGCCTCTTGCGTATGTACTGGTAGGCTTTTTGCTGCTTATATCTGGATATTTCTTTGCAACATTTGTCCTTTCAACGCAATACGCCTTGATGTCACCAGTTTTTGGAAATATGGTGTTTGTATTCATGTTTGTAAGCCCTATTTTGACCATGAGGCTAATATCGGAAGAAATGAAAAATGGCACAGATCAACTGCTTATGACATCACCTCTTAGGATAACCGACATGGTTTTAGGAAAATACTTTGCTGCATTGACTGTTTATACATTATCTTTGGTGATTTCTTTAATATATCCTTTGTACCTTAAAATATACAGCACACCTGACTTTGGCCCAATTTTGACAGGATACATTGGGACATTTTTGATGGGTGCAGCATTTATCGCAATAGGCATTTTTGCTTCATCTTTAACCGAAAACCAGCTAATTGCAGGCGTCATAGGTTTTTCAATATTACTGCTCTTTTGGATCGTTAGCTGGCTGGGAGATGTTTTTCAGGGAACAGCAAAAAACATTGTAGACAACATTTCACTTCTGCAAAGATTCACTAACTTTCAAAACGGTGTTTTAAGCTTAAACGACGTTGTCTTCTACTTGAGTGTGATAATATTCTTTGTATTTGTCACTATAATGGTAGTCGACAAAAGACGCTGGAGTTAG